One segment of Choloepus didactylus isolate mChoDid1 chromosome 15, mChoDid1.pri, whole genome shotgun sequence DNA contains the following:
- the BLOC1S2 gene encoding biogenesis of lysosome-related organelles complex 1 subunit 2, producing MFSKMATYLTGELTATSEDYKLLENMNKLTSLKYLEMKDIAINISRNLKDLNQKYAGLQPYLDQINIIEEQVAALEQAAYKLDAYSKKLEAKYKKLEKR from the exons ATGTTCTCCAAAATGGCCACTTACCTAACTGGGGAACTGACGG ccaccaGCGAAGATTATAAGCTCctggaaaatatgaataaactaACCAGCTTGAAGTACCTTGAAATGAAAGATATTGCTATAAACATTAGTAGAAACTTAAAGGACTTAAACCAGAAGT ATGCTGGACTGCAGCCTTATCTGGATCAGATCAATATAATTGAAGAGCAGGTAGCGGCTCTTGAGCAGGCAGCCTACAAGTTGGATGCATATTCAAAAAAATTGG AAGCCAAGTACAAGAAGCTGGAAAAGCgatga